The Rhizobium rhododendri nucleotide sequence AGCGGGCCTGGCCGGATGCTCTGGATCTGATGCTGATCTGCGTCGAGTCGGGAATTTCGGTGGAAGCCGGCATGCGCCGCGTTTCGGAAGAGCTAGCCGAGCAATCGCCGGAACTCGCAGAAGAAATGGTGCTGACCAACGCGGAACTGTCGTTCCTTCAGGACCGCCGTACCGCACTCGATAACCTGGCTGTCCGCACGCAGTTGGAGAATGTCAAATCGGTCACCCAGGCGTTGATCCAGGCCGAGCGTTACGGCACTCCCGTTGCCCAGGCCTTGCGCGTGCTTGCCCAGGAAGGGCGTGACGACCGGATGAACGATGCCGAAAAGAAGGCCGCCGCCCTGCCGCCGAAACTGACCGTGCCGATGATCGTATTTTTCCTGCCGGTGCTGATCGCCGTCATCCTCGGACCGGCCATCCTCCAGGTCATGGACCGGTTCCACAACTGACGTTTCAGGATCAGCCGGTGCAAGGGCCTATCGTGTCACACCTGGAGGCCGGATAAGGGCTTCCGTCAGTTGACAGGTCTCGGCGCGCCGTCCTTGCTGGCAAGCTTCTGCCAGGAATTCTGCTGGGCCAGCATGGTGCGCAGGTAATTGACGTTGGCATTGGCCTGCTGCTGCGTCAGTTCCGACCGGGCAATCTGCTCGGCCTCGGGAAAGCGCCCCTGGAGGCCGACGACAAGCGCCAGGTTTTGTCGGACGCGACTGTCGGCAGTCGGCTGGGCGACAGCTGAGCGCAGATAGGTCTCGGCCGTCTTCAGATCTCCGGTCAGGACATAGGACATGCCGAGATTGGATAGGATCGAGGGCTCATTCGGTTGCAGGTCCAGTGCGTCGCGATATTTACCCCTTGCTTCGGTGGCGCGGCCGAGCTGATCGAGGATAGCGCCCTGCGCTGAGACCAGCCGCCAGTCTGGCCGGTCAGGTGTCTGGGCGCGCTCGATTGTGGCGAGAGCCTCATTCAATTGTCCTGCAGCCGCCTGTGCCTTTCCGTAGGCAGCCAGAACGCCACGGTCGTTGGGATTGGCGATTGCCACCTGCTGCATGACAGCGAGGGACTGGGCATTGCGACCGCTGGCGCGCAGTGCATTGGCGTAATTGACGCCGACAACGGGGTTCCGCGGGTTTGCGTCGTATGCCTTGCCGAGCGCTGCCGTGCTGCCGGAGAGCTCGCCGGGGCTCATGTCGTCGGCAGACTTCGACATTTTCGGGATTGAGCCTGTGGTAGTCTTGTCCGTCGTCGTCGCGCAGCCGGCGAGCAGCAGTGCTGCCAGCAGGGCGACACTGGCCTGAAGGCTGCGGATTGTCGAAAAAGAGGGTGCCGAAGCGGTCATGGCGCGATCCGTGAAATCGATTGGTCCTGCGCCAGATCCATAAAGACAGCAGATAATAGTGTGGCGCAATCTTCGCTCCAGCAATAATCTGTTAACCCTAACAGATCGTTAATTTACCGACTCAGGCGGATCGAAGGATCATCATGGCCCCCTACCAGTATATCGACCGAGCAACACCCTTTAATACCAAGGGTGGCAAGACCCTCCCGGTCTTCGCAGTCACGCCCGCGCATATCGAAACAGGCACCATCGATCCTATCGCTCTCGATTGGGCTCGAAAGACCGGCTACAAGGCGGATAGCGGCACTTTGCTACTTATCCCGACGGAGGAGGGGCACCTCGGCGGCGCCTTGTTCGGCCTCGGGGCCAACCCCTCGGAACAGCCCTATCTCACCGGCCGTCTTGCCCGCTCGCTGCCGCCCGGCGACTGGCATATCGAAACCGCTCCGCTCACCGCCCATCGTCTTGCGTTGGGGTTCGGCCTCGGCAGCTATCGTTTCGACCGCTACAAGGCGGACAAGACGGTTGCACCGACGCTGATGATCCCGCGCGATGCCGATGCTGTCGATATCAAGCGGCAACTGGCAGGCGTATTCCTTGCCCGCGATCTGATCAACACACCCACCAACGATATGGGCCCGGGCCATCTGGAAGAAGTCTTCCGGGCACTCGCCGCCCACTACAATGCCCAATGCACCGTCATTACAGGCGACGACCTGCTGACGCAGAATTTCCCGCTGGTCCATACTGTCGGCCGCGCCAGCGCCGACGCGCCGCGGTTACTTGAGCTGCGCTGGGGCAAGAAAGGCCATCATCGCATCACGCTCGTCGGCAAGGGCGTGTGCTTCGATACGGGCGGCCTTGACATCAAGCCGTCCGCCTCGATGCTTCTGATGAAGAAGGACATGGGCGGTGCCGCCAATATCCTCGGTCTGGCGCTGATGATCATGGATGCAAAACTCAAGGTCGACCTGCGCGTCATCATACCGGTTGTTGAAAATTCGATTTCCGCCAACGCCTTCCGACCCGGCGACATCTACAAGAGCCGCAAGGGCCTGACTGTCCAGATCGACAATACCGATGCGGAAGGCCGCCTCATCCTGGCGGACGCACTGGCCTACGCCGATGAGGAGGCGCCCGATCTCATGATCGACATGGCCACATTGACGGGGGCTGCGCGCGTCGCACTCGGCCCCGACCTGCCGCCGCTCTTTACCGATGACGAAGGCCTTGCAGACGACCTCGCCGAAGCAAGCCTGGAGACGGACGATCCCCTGTGGCGGATGCCGCTCTACATGGGCTACGATAAGGATATCCGGACCAAGTTTGCCGATATCACCAATGCTCCGGCCGGCGGCATGGCAGGCGCCATCACGGCCGCACTGTTTCTCAAGCGCTTCGTCACCAATACCAAAAGCTGGGCGCATCTCGATATCTATGGCTGGGCACCAAGCGAGCGGCCGCATTCGCCGGGCGGCGGCGAGGCACAGGCTATCCGGGCCCTTTACCATTATATCCGGCAGAAAGTCCGGTAAGGGGCGGGGTCCGGAAACGCCTCTTGAAATGGTCACGAACTCGCAGGACAATGAAACGGCTGCGTAACGGACCCCGGAGTGCGTCTTGTCCCTTGAACTGACCGCTTCCCAGGCATTGGGCCTCTGGCATGGCGTTACCATGGAGCAGGTTCATCTCGATAAGCGGGATCTCACCTTGCGACAGATGGCGATCCTGCTGCAGATCTATCTGGTCCCGCCGCCCCACACGGTTCGTGGACTGGCGGCGACTTTGGGCGTCAGCAAGCCGGTCATCACCCGCGCCCTCGATACGATGGGGGCGATGGGCCTTGTCGACCGCGTGCGGGACGCCAAGGATCGCCGCAATGTCATCATAAAGCGCACAGTCACGGGCGCGCTTTATCTGGAAAAACTCGGCGATCTGGTCATCGGCCAGAGCCGCCTGCTCACCTCCTGAAGGATAAAAGGATGGAACTTGACCGCCGCCTCAATGCCTATCGTCCGGATATCGCCGACATTGCGCTCGAGGGGATCGTGAATGCCGAGCGCTTTGTCACCGGAAACCCGGCGCTGATCGGCGCACCGGTCATCGGCCTGCGTCCTAGAGCAGACATGGCGGCGGGCATCGACACTGAATTGCTACGCGGCGAGGCGGTGACTGTGTTCGAGCGCAAGGACGGGTGGTGCTGGGTAAGGGCAGCGTCTGACGGGTATGTCGGCTATCTGCCGGAAGATGCCCTGTCGGTCGCCGGAGCCAGTCCGACACATGTCGTCTGGCCCCAACGCAGCCCGCTTTATCCGGAGCCGGAGCTTCGAAAGCCGCACGTCGCTGTATTGTCCATGGGAAGCCGGGTCTGTGTTACGGGCGAGGCAGAAGTCCGGGGAAATCGATATGTCGTTCTGGATGACGGTACTGCGCTCTATGCCAAGCATGTGCGGCTGATCGGCGACGCGGTAGAAAGCGACTATGTTGCCGTTGCGGGCCGCTTTATCGAGACGCCCTACCTCTGGGGCGGCCGTTCCGGGCTGGGCATCGATTGCTCTGGGCTGGTCCAGTTGGCGATGGCCATGGTGGGTAAAGCTGCGCCCCGCGATGCCGACATGCAGGCGGCAGGCCTCGGCGAACCGATCGAGCGGGGCCACCTTCGCCGCGGCGACCTCGTGTTCTGGAAAGGGCACGTCGCAATCATGGAGGATGCCGAGACGATCATCCACGCCAACGGCCATACGATGACGGTTGCCCGAGAGAACTTCGCCGACGCCGTGGAGCGGATCGGCTGGCTCTACGAGCAGCCGACGGGATACCGTCGTCCTCCTGCGTGAAGGTCGTATCAGGCAAGTTTGCGTACCGCACCCTGCCTTGCCACGGCAGGGCCAATGGCCTATCTATAATGTCATAGAGATAGGTCGAAGACATTGGTTCAGCGAACTGCCGTCATTGTTTTCAACGTTTCAATAATGGCTTCCGAGCGGAGCCTTCGTCCCGACCATCTCCGGCTTGCCTCGAACGGTTAGCCTTCTTTCTATGACAGACGAATGCGGCGTCATTGTTCCATCAGGTGATGACGACGCGTATTCGCCCGCCGCTCCAACTCACATCAACGAAGGACACGCGGCATGCCGAAAACTGCAAAAGACTCATTCTTCAAGACGGACAAGACCGGCAAGCGCGACAAGAACGCCGCCGATGCACCTCCCTTTCGCACCATTGCCCACGAGGAGTCCGCCGCGCGCTTGCGCAAAACTGCGCGCCTCAAGGAGCAGCGCCTTTTGAAGGAAGCCGAAGACGCCAAGCTGGAGCCTGTCGAAAAGGTGAAGAAGGCAGCTCCGAAGAGCGTCTGATCGAACAGGCGACCTATCGATAGGTGTCGTGTTCGATGAACGGAAAGCTCTCGTTCAATTCAGTCCCGGTTAAGGCGCGGAAGCGCAATTTACTGGGGATGGTTCGAACGAAAGGTCATCAGATATGCGATACTCTTTGATAGCTTCCGCCGTAGTTTGGACGGGTCTCGCCGTCTCCGCAGCCCAGGCAATGCCCGTTGGCCCGTCTACGTTCAACACGGATAACGCGCCGATCGTTCAAGTCGATTACGCCTGCGGTCGGGGATGGCACGAATCGTGGAATGGCGAATGCCGGCCGAATGAATGGCGTCGCGGTCCGCCGCCTTTCTGGGACCGCGACCGCTGGCCCCCGCATCATCGCCATCATTGGGACGAATATGGCGGCGGCGATGGAGACTGGGGTCGTCCCCCACCGCCCCGCTGGTAAACTCCACCGTTAAAGAGGGACTGCCGTTGCGAGATGGCAGTCCCTTTTTTCACGATATCGTCCGTTTGCGTTCGAGGAAAACGAGATAGCCTGTCATGCCGAACGACATGATCGCCATCCCGAACCACGTGAAGGCATAGACCAGATGGCTGTTCGGGAAAACGATCTGGGTCAGCCCGCCGACCGGTAATCCGCCCGGATTGGGCTCGGAATCCGCATCGATGAAATAGGGCGCCACGTCCGTCAGGCCCCGGGCAGCGGCCATCGCTGCCACGTCACGGGAATACCAGCGCTCGTCTTGCGGCACGTTCGACCGCAGCAAAGTGCCCTTCGGTTCGTTGATGCGCAGAAGGCCGGTGATGGTGGTGGGTGTCGAGATTTCTCCTTCCGGCCTCGTCTTCGGATTGCGCTTGTCCGTCGGAACGAAGCCACGATTGATCCAAGTTATCGTTCCGTCCGCGGATTTCATCGGGGTCAGCACCCAGAAACCGGGACCGAGGTTCGTCACCGCGTAGACCTGGGTCTCCTTGTCGTTCATCAAGGTTCCGGCAATGCGTACATGGCGATATTCGTCGTCATTGGTATTTATCGAAGACCATGTCGATGGACCGGGTGCGGGCTGCGGCGGAGCGTGCACCCGAGCATCGACGCGGGCAATCAAGTCCAGCTTCCAGTGCAGCCGTTTAACCTGCCAGGTTCCAAGCCCGATAAAGACAGC carries:
- a CDS encoding tetratricopeptide repeat protein, producing MTASAPSFSTIRSLQASVALLAALLLAGCATTTDKTTTGSIPKMSKSADDMSPGELSGSTAALGKAYDANPRNPVVGVNYANALRASGRNAQSLAVMQQVAIANPNDRGVLAAYGKAQAAAGQLNEALATIERAQTPDRPDWRLVSAQGAILDQLGRATEARGKYRDALDLQPNEPSILSNLGMSYVLTGDLKTAETYLRSAVAQPTADSRVRQNLALVVGLQGRFPEAEQIARSELTQQQANANVNYLRTMLAQQNSWQKLASKDGAPRPVN
- a CDS encoding SURF1 family protein; translation: MTPVSAPPSTSHRSRFALVMWVICLLLLTAVFIGLGTWQVKRLHWKLDLIARVDARVHAPPQPAPGPSTWSSINTNDDEYRHVRIAGTLMNDKETQVYAVTNLGPGFWVLTPMKSADGTITWINRGFVPTDKRNPKTRPEGEISTPTTITGLLRINEPKGTLLRSNVPQDERWYSRDVAAMAAARGLTDVAPYFIDADSEPNPGGLPVGGLTQIVFPNSHLVYAFTWFGMAIMSFGMTGYLVFLERKRTIS
- a CDS encoding leucyl aminopeptidase family protein, with protein sequence MAPYQYIDRATPFNTKGGKTLPVFAVTPAHIETGTIDPIALDWARKTGYKADSGTLLLIPTEEGHLGGALFGLGANPSEQPYLTGRLARSLPPGDWHIETAPLTAHRLALGFGLGSYRFDRYKADKTVAPTLMIPRDADAVDIKRQLAGVFLARDLINTPTNDMGPGHLEEVFRALAAHYNAQCTVITGDDLLTQNFPLVHTVGRASADAPRLLELRWGKKGHHRITLVGKGVCFDTGGLDIKPSASMLLMKKDMGGAANILGLALMIMDAKLKVDLRVIIPVVENSISANAFRPGDIYKSRKGLTVQIDNTDAEGRLILADALAYADEEAPDLMIDMATLTGAARVALGPDLPPLFTDDEGLADDLAEASLETDDPLWRMPLYMGYDKDIRTKFADITNAPAGGMAGAITAALFLKRFVTNTKSWAHLDIYGWAPSERPHSPGGGEAQAIRALYHYIRQKVR
- a CDS encoding MarR family winged helix-turn-helix transcriptional regulator, which produces MSLELTASQALGLWHGVTMEQVHLDKRDLTLRQMAILLQIYLVPPPHTVRGLAATLGVSKPVITRALDTMGAMGLVDRVRDAKDRRNVIIKRTVTGALYLEKLGDLVIGQSRLLTS
- a CDS encoding GCG_CRPN prefix-to-repeats domain-containing protein: MRYSLIASAVVWTGLAVSAAQAMPVGPSTFNTDNAPIVQVDYACGRGWHESWNGECRPNEWRRGPPPFWDRDRWPPHHRHHWDEYGGGDGDWGRPPPPRW
- a CDS encoding NlpC/P60 family protein; this translates as MELDRRLNAYRPDIADIALEGIVNAERFVTGNPALIGAPVIGLRPRADMAAGIDTELLRGEAVTVFERKDGWCWVRAASDGYVGYLPEDALSVAGASPTHVVWPQRSPLYPEPELRKPHVAVLSMGSRVCVTGEAEVRGNRYVVLDDGTALYAKHVRLIGDAVESDYVAVAGRFIETPYLWGGRSGLGIDCSGLVQLAMAMVGKAAPRDADMQAAGLGEPIERGHLRRGDLVFWKGHVAIMEDAETIIHANGHTMTVARENFADAVERIGWLYEQPTGYRRPPA